Genomic DNA from Clostridium sp. BJN0013:
TCAGTAGCTGGAAGTCCGCAAGTTGAAGGTGTTACAAGCAACAATGCGGGAATCATATATATAAAGTATAATAGGGCCATGGACACTCAAACTGCTCTCGAGCCTTCAAACTATAAAATAAATGGTACGACTCTAGATGTGGATGATTCCGATGTTACTTTTGATTCTGGTTCAGGAGATAGTGTAGTAAAGATAAAGAATGTAGGAAGCATGCTTGAGCAGGGTACAAATACAATTTTGGCTGAAAATGACATAATGGATACCTATGGAAATCCGATTAATGATACAAATAGTACGCTCTATTATGGAAGTGATAGTGAAAAACCTACAGTTAAATCTGCAAATATTTTGAATGAAGAAACTATAAGAATTAAATTTAGCAAAGATGTTGTCAGGAGTTATGCAACAAATATTGGAAACTATACACTTAAGGATTCAGATGGAAATGATATAAGTTATAAGTTAAACAACGTAAATACTATAACTGTAGATGGAAATAATAACACAACCTTTGATTTGAAATTTGGCGATGGCACCTTGAGTGATTCAAAATATACATTAACTGTAAAAAATGTTATAGATACTGAAGCGAAACCTAATGTAATGGATACCTATACTACTACTTTATCAGGTATGGATAGTGAAGGAGTTACCGTTACAGAGATAGTTAAAAGGGCCGATGACGATCAGGGTGTTACAATGTTTTTTAATCATACTATGGATAATGATTCCATATCCAATAAATCAAACTATGTATACAGAGATGGAACTGGAAAGGTAAAAAGTCTTCCGGGAGGAGCTGATGTAACACCTTCCTATGATGATAAGAGTGTAACTATTGAATTTCCATCAAATTATACTATAGGTGATGGAACTACAGCTAGAGATGTAACTCAAGTTGGAGTTCAAAATGTGGTGGATGCAGATGGTACTTCAATTGATTTAGGTTCATATATAGGTGATATAAGTACAAGTAGCAGCAGCGGACCTAAGATTATAGCGGGTGGTGCTGATATGACTTTCAGCGGCAATAATATAATTGTTAGGGTTGCACTTTCAGCATCGCTAGAATCTCTTGATATAGGTGATTTCAGGGTTGACGGATACAAGCCCGATAGTGGTAGTACAGAGGGGAATGATGTAATACTCATATATAAATCCGGTGTAGATGATGGCGAAAAGGTAGACGGTATAAAAGACTGTGGTGAAAGCACTACTGTAAGTGTGGTAAATAATGGTTCGGTTGATGCTGCAGGCCGTAATATAAGGACTGGTTCTACTAAGGTTTATATACCTCCTGTAACAAAATCTAGTGATTTTGAAGCAGTTAATGCTTCAAATGCAGATACTATAAATATAAAATTTAATCAGGATATAGATAATGCTATACAAAATCTATATGGTGATGACTTTATATTTACGAATCAAACTACAGGGAAGACCCTTACCCCGAATGCTATAAGTATTGACGATGAAACTGTAGTTTATAGGTTCAGTTCAGCATCATTTGATAAAGGCGACAAAATCAAAGTAACTGCTAACAGTAATTCATCAAGCATAAATATAAGAAGTGAAGAACACGATAATGCTGCTTATACCACATATTCACCTTCGAATGATGATTTAAATGGTTATACCATTACTGCAAAATAATATATAAATGGTTAAATTTATAGAATAAAATTTAAATGACAAGTCATGACCACCCCTAGAATGAGGTTGTAATATAAAAGTAGACATAGGTATTAACCATCTGTTGTCTACTTTTTTTCATGTAAATAAATACAAGCATATAGGAAAAGAAAATAAAACTTATACTAATCTAGTAAAAAATCAATGGAATGCAAAAAACCGTTAGAAATTGTAGTATTTGATATGATGAAAATAGGTCAGGGCAACATAATGTATGAATGGACATATATTTTAGATACCTTTAACAACGAAATTATTTCTCATCATATTTCTACTAAATAATTAGTTAGTTTGATCTAAATAGTAAAAGCAATAGATATAGGAATTCAGCCTACCTTGTAATAGTGTCATAATTTGAATTTTTACCATCTATACTTATTATAAGTCTGTGGGGAAGGCATACGATGTTTTCCCCGGGTTCCGATATCCACCCTTTTTTTACGCATATTTTATCAGGGCAATTTGCATCTGTAATGCGAATCCTCCCTTTTTCCACCTTTATTTTATTAAAATCATTCTCCTTATATTTTATAATAAATTCCTCACTGTTTTTAACAGTATTTAAATTGATAGTCTTTATAAGTTTGCCATCTTGTTTTATCAGGGCAATCCTACTGGAACTTTCCGTATGGTTTTTGTATATTAAAACTCCTGCAGTACTTATAACAAGCAGTATAATTATAATTAATGCAGCAATCTTATCTCCTTTTTTCATTTGGTTCTCCTCTGTATGGATTCTATATTTTTTATATAGAGAATTGTACTACATTTCAAGTACATTTACAACTTGATAATTTAATCAAGTTGATTCTTAAATTTAAACATATCTTTAGTTTTTTAAAAAATATATTGCAAAAAAACTGTAAAAAGGTATACTTATGTTAAATTAAAATAAAGTATGAGTACTGGGGGAAAGATTATGGAACACATAAATACTAAATATGGAACTTTGAAAGGTTTAAATTATGTAAAGTACTATGAGGATGGCAGTTTAAAGGAATGTACATTAGATAAATTAAATAAACTGGAAACTCCCTATGGACTTTTAATACCTAAGTACGAATATGGTGAAGAAAGGAGTAAATATATCCCTTCTGTTGCTTTTTACAATAGTGGAAGTTTAAAAAAAATTTATTTTGAAAAACAGACTGATGTTAACACTTCTATTGGTATGTTACCAGCTGAACTTATCACATTTTATGAAGATGAAAGTATAAAGAGAATTTTCCCTTTAAATGGGAAAATAACAGGTTACTGGTCCGAAGAAGATGAATACAATCTGGCAGAAGAAATAGAGATTGATGCTTCCATAGGAAAATTAAAAGAGAAGATTATTTCAGTATATTTTTATAAAAGTGGAAGTATAAAGAGCATTACTTTCTGGAGTAAAAATGATATTAAAATAAATTCTCCTTTAGGAGATGTATTTGTGCGTATAGGAGTATCTTTTTATGAAGATGGGAAACTTAAGTCTTTTGAACCTGCAAAACCTACAGATATCTCTACTGAAATAGGTACTATAATGGCTTATGATACCCAGGCTATGGGTATTTACGGAGATTCTAATTCTGTGAAATTTTCTAATGAGGGAAGAGTGGAATCACTTATGACTTCTACAGATACTATAGAAGTGATTAATATAGAAGGAGAAAAGAAATTATACAAACCTCTGTTAAAAGAAAGTGTAATTAATGAAAATTTTATGGAAATTGTACCCTTGAATATAGAATTCTATGAGGATAAAGTAAAATTCAGCAGTGGCATACACCATAAATTTCCTGCTCAATATATTATTAATCAATATAATTTTCATATAAAAAGTTCACCTTTTGAGGGAAGTTCTCCCTGTTCATCCTGTACAGGCTATTAAAATCATGCTATAGTTCTGCTATAATATTTCCCGTTTCTGTAAGGTCATAGCCCCCTATGCCCAGTGGAACTGTATTTTAATTCTCCGCTTCCTATAGGAGAAAATACTTTTACTGTGCCAAATGGAGCGGTAGGGAGTAATTTTGATAGTTCGGCGGGTTTTCCTTTAAGCGGTACTACTGAGAATTTTACAGTAAACTCTGTATCTGTAGATCCTAAAATTCAAAGTATAATCAGTAATAATACAGATACCATTTATGTGGAGTATAACAGGGCTATGGATCAGCAGACAGCTCTTGAACCTACTAATTATACTGTAAATGGAACTATATTAAATGTAGATTCTTCCTGCGTTACTTTTGATACAGGTTCTGATGATGCAGTGGTTGAAATTACTAATATAGGGAATTTGCTTAAATCAGGGAAAAATACAGTGGTGGTAAATGACAATATAGAAGATACCTTTGGAAACTGTCTTAGTCAGACAAGTATGGATTTTTATGTGGTAAAAGATGATGATAAGCCTGAGGTTAGCTCTGCTGTTATTTTTGACCAAGGAACTATAAGAATTCAGTTTAATAAACCTGTTTCTCAAAGCTGTGCTGTAAATAAAGAAAACTATAATATACTGGATTCAAATGGAACAGATATAACTTCTAAAATTAATGATATATATGCAATAACTTTAGATGGAAATAGTAATAGATACTTTGATATTAAATTTGATAAAGGTACATTGAGTGATTCTGGGTATATTCTAACGGTAAAAAATATTATTGATACAAATTCAACTCCAAATACAATGGACGACTACACAACTACTCTTACTAGTGCAGAGGATGAAGGAGTAAATGTTACAGAAATAGTAAAGAGAAGTGATAAACCCCCAGGCTTTAGCTATATTTTTCAACAAAGTTATGGATGAATCCTCTTTGAAAAAGGCTTCAAATTATGTATTTAAAGATGGCAATGGATACATAAGAAATCTCCCAACTAATGCCGTAGTTACTCCGAGCTTAGATGATAAAAGTGTAATTATAGAATTTCCATCCAGTTTTACAATAGGATCTGGAAATGGAGGTACGGGTATTTGTCAGCTGGGAGTTAAAAATGTAAAGGATATAAATGGAAAATTATTAGAACTTGGATCCTATATTGGAAATATAAGTACCGGCTCCGGGGAGGGTCCTGAAATTATAAAAGATGAGGCACAGATTACATGGGATGGTAATGATATAAAAGTGAAAGTTTCTCTCACAGCATCCCTTGATATACTGAGTCTAAATGATTTTAGAGTGGATGGGTATGCCCCTGATAGCGGCTATTGCAGCGGAAGTGATGTAATACTTTTATTTAAATCTGGAATCAAAAATAATGAGAAAATCGATGCCATAAAAGATTCGGGAAGCAGTATCAATCTCAGCGTAGTTAACAACAATTCTGTAGATTCTGCAGGGTGTAACATAAAATCTGGTTCCACGACAGTATATATTCCTCCGATAGCTATGCCTGATTTATGGTCTGCCAGCAGTTCAAATACAGATACTGTAACTGTAGTATTTAATCAAAATATTGATGATGAGATTAAAACTTCTTATGATGATGATTTCATATTCACGAACAGCAGTACAGGAGAGGAATTA
This window encodes:
- a CDS encoding NusG domain II-containing protein; translated protein: MKKGDKIAALIIIILLVISTAGVLIYKNHTESSSRIALIKQDGKLIKTINLNTVKNSEEFIIKYKENDFNKIKVEKGRIRITDANCPDKICVKKGWISEPGENIVCLPHRLIISIDGKNSNYDTITR